From Virgibacillus natechei, the proteins below share one genomic window:
- a CDS encoding DUF4352 domain-containing protein, producing the protein MKKLLIILLAGIFIVGCSGNDGEENTDEGENGDDQVEENGEGDNTQSEDGEEDKDVYQVGETAETNSSSYGFPYEITVNEFEVTTDDIEGHSLEDFVDPTEDDRFVAVNVTLKNTGDESFVPEDKISAQLLGEMISETDYNEFFKEREEELEPGEEITGNVVYLTNMLFENDVVYFTYEAAALDNEVQFELPVPEE; encoded by the coding sequence GTGAAAAAATTACTCATTATTCTACTTGCAGGTATTTTTATTGTAGGGTGCAGTGGCAACGATGGAGAAGAAAATACTGATGAAGGAGAAAACGGGGACGATCAAGTCGAAGAAAATGGAGAGGGAGACAATACGCAATCAGAAGATGGAGAAGAAGATAAGGATGTTTACCAGGTTGGGGAAACAGCAGAGACAAACAGCAGCTCTTACGGTTTCCCTTATGAGATAACGGTGAATGAGTTTGAAGTAACAACTGATGATATTGAGGGACATTCATTAGAAGATTTTGTTGATCCAACTGAAGATGATAGATTTGTAGCAGTTAATGTCACTTTAAAGAATACAGGGGATGAGTCATTTGTTCCAGAAGATAAAATCTCAGCTCAACTATTAGGGGAAATGATTAGTGAAACAGATTACAATGAATTTTTTAAGGAAAGAGAAGAAGAATTAGAACCAGGTGAAGAGATAACGGGAAATGTCGTATATTTAACTAACATGCTTTTTGAAAACGATGTTGTTTATTTCACTTATGAAGCTGCAGCTCTTGATAATGAGGTTCAATTTGAACTGCCTGTTCCTGAAGAGTAA
- a CDS encoding zinc ribbon domain-containing protein yields MKCLNCGEVNKEQNQFCSECGTKLSEQNAGKVGKKSKKKVIVLATAMVILIAGISIFYQIGKANSAPENVVQAFEDAVENNDPDKIQSMLTSSNESLSINMDNTSNFVEFLEENAEVYENLIHKLNDQAEAINQNVTPYNSDGDYGTLHLAKDGKQWLFFDDYKLEVTPMYIELATETDEIDLAINGEKVTTSSQEDTFGPYMPGTHVVRAGYANEYTSTEVTDEITTFDSAEDTVRHEIELPLTEVSITSTYDDYKLFVNGEQTDIDINEGENPIGTFPSDSSTTVHIQKEFPWGNVKSEEEPISSDAIRFDEVEVFTQDEKTALMEQINESISLFHEALTERDESILQAGVTDNLEEILSEHMESTGDWSDSYEGELKKAEYDISRIIYPEYNEDLKGYTIILKAHYYLYEPEGHAYGNLNWLGRDEDKQQYKASKDVTLFYDESESAWKLHNIENEYFHISDFNSQEFIMDE; encoded by the coding sequence ATGAAATGTTTAAATTGTGGAGAAGTAAATAAAGAACAGAATCAATTTTGTTCGGAGTGTGGTACCAAATTATCAGAACAAAATGCCGGTAAGGTTGGGAAAAAATCTAAGAAAAAGGTTATTGTATTAGCAACAGCAATGGTTATTTTAATAGCAGGTATAAGCATCTTTTACCAGATTGGAAAGGCTAATTCTGCACCAGAAAATGTTGTGCAAGCCTTCGAGGATGCGGTCGAAAATAATGATCCTGATAAAATACAAAGCATGTTGACTTCATCAAATGAATCCTTATCTATTAATATGGACAATACTTCAAACTTTGTCGAGTTCTTGGAGGAAAATGCAGAAGTCTATGAAAACCTTATACATAAATTAAATGATCAGGCAGAGGCGATAAATCAGAATGTAACACCTTATAACTCAGATGGAGATTATGGAACACTTCATTTAGCGAAGGATGGTAAGCAGTGGTTATTTTTTGATGATTATAAACTTGAGGTCACTCCAATGTATATAGAGCTGGCAACAGAAACAGATGAAATCGACTTAGCTATTAATGGCGAGAAAGTTACCACCTCATCACAAGAGGATACGTTTGGTCCATATATGCCTGGGACCCATGTTGTTCGTGCAGGTTATGCGAACGAATATACCAGTACAGAGGTTACAGATGAAATTACTACATTTGATTCAGCGGAAGATACAGTGCGGCATGAAATTGAACTTCCTCTAACAGAGGTTTCTATCACTTCGACGTATGATGATTATAAATTGTTTGTCAATGGGGAGCAAACAGATATTGACATCAATGAAGGTGAGAATCCGATTGGCACTTTTCCAAGCGATTCGTCCACTACCGTTCATATCCAAAAAGAATTTCCATGGGGGAATGTAAAAAGCGAAGAAGAACCGATAAGCTCTGATGCCATTAGGTTTGATGAAGTCGAAGTATTCACTCAGGATGAGAAAACAGCATTAATGGAGCAAATAAATGAAAGTATCAGCCTATTTCATGAAGCCCTCACAGAAAGAGACGAATCTATTTTGCAGGCAGGCGTAACAGATAATCTGGAGGAAATATTGTCTGAGCATATGGAGTCTACAGGTGATTGGAGCGACTCTTATGAAGGTGAATTGAAAAAGGCGGAATATGATATATCAAGAATAATCTATCCGGAATATAATGAGGACCTGAAAGGATATACCATAATTTTAAAAGCGCATTATTATTTATATGAGCCCGAGGGCCATGCTTATGGGAATTTAAACTGGCTTGGAAGGGATGAGGATAAACAGCAATACAAAGCAAGCAAAGATGTAACCCTATTCTATGATGAGTCAGAGTCAGCCTGGAAGCTCCACAATATAGAAAATGAATACTTCCATATTTCCGATTTTAATAGTCAGGAATTTATCATGGATGAATAA
- a CDS encoding A24 family peptidase yields the protein MAGHFIILILFLLIACYYDVRQHRLPNWLNVSGVLVGIIYHLVVNQLDGFIQSVLGLLVAGVILLLLYIFKAVGAGDVKLFAAIGAISGVLFSLYAIMYSIIFAGIIGLIILLFTKTFLINITLAFLHIKESMKDKTLTPLDDFKNNISNRFPFIYAVIPGVITAFYYMYVA from the coding sequence ATGGCTGGGCATTTTATAATATTGATTCTTTTTTTACTTATTGCTTGTTATTACGATGTCAGACAGCACCGATTACCTAACTGGCTTAATGTCAGCGGGGTGTTGGTTGGCATAATCTATCATCTTGTAGTAAATCAGTTGGATGGTTTTATTCAATCTGTGCTGGGTTTGTTGGTTGCTGGCGTCATATTACTGCTTTTATACATATTTAAAGCAGTTGGAGCTGGTGATGTGAAATTATTCGCAGCAATTGGTGCGATTAGCGGCGTTTTATTTTCGCTATATGCTATTATGTATTCCATTATCTTTGCCGGAATTATTGGACTTATCATATTACTATTTACGAAAACATTTTTAATCAATATAACACTGGCTTTCTTACATATTAAGGAATCGATGAAGGATAAAACATTAACACCGCTGGATGATTTCAAAAATAATATCTCCAACCGATTCCCATTTATTTACGCTGTCATACCAGGTGTTATAACAGCATTTTATTATATGTATGTTGCTTAA
- a CDS encoding WXG100 family type VII secretion target, translating into MAGQIRMSPEELQAKSKRYGQGSEQIDQVLSDLANLQEELRGEWEGRAFEQFDVQFQQLRPKVKEFSQLMLEIQDQLTKTAEAVAQQDEALSRNFGL; encoded by the coding sequence ATGGCAGGACAAATACGTATGAGTCCAGAGGAATTGCAAGCAAAGTCAAAACGTTATGGACAGGGTTCAGAACAAATTGACCAAGTTTTATCAGATTTAGCAAACTTACAGGAAGAGTTACGTGGAGAATGGGAAGGACGCGCATTTGAACAATTTGACGTCCAATTCCAACAATTAAGACCAAAAGTTAAAGAATTCTCTCAATTGATGCTTGAGATTCAGGATCAACTAACTAAAACAGCTGAGGCTGTGGCACAGCAAGATGAAGCATTATCACGTAATTTTGGGCTTTAA
- a CDS encoding type VII secretion protein EssB/YukC, whose protein sequence is MEQGNHQEAMNLGQELGNNEIQIASLNLQKDEIEDDDDLDDDEKDDQIDALQ, encoded by the coding sequence ATAGAGCAAGGAAATCATCAAGAGGCTATGAATCTAGGGCAAGAACTCGGGAATAATGAAATTCAAATTGCCAGTCTTAATTTACAGAAAGATGAAATAGAAGACGATGACGATTTGGATGATGATGAGAAAGATGACCAGATTGATGCATTGCAATAG
- a CDS encoding DUF6382 domain-containing protein: MSNQLDDYLLEYVESNGAYLKLQKNKDEKFKQEDFQELQLKMIQSNNIPRLLPMSLEDINNQITVFYKIEGLRQLRSLTKEHPL; the protein is encoded by the coding sequence ATGTCTAATCAGCTCGATGATTATTTACTAGAATATGTTGAATCAAACGGAGCATATCTAAAACTTCAAAAAAACAAGGATGAAAAGTTTAAGCAGGAGGATTTTCAGGAACTTCAGTTGAAAATGATTCAGTCAAATAACATTCCCAGACTTTTACCAATGAGTCTTGAGGATATAAATAACCAGATTACCGTTTTTTATAAAATAGAAGGTTTACGTCAATTACGATCATTAACAAAAGAACATCCTCTTTAG
- a CDS encoding TadE/TadG family type IV pilus assembly protein → MNISFKLRKEDGSITVEASLLIPILLTFLLFLMSLVKISIAEMALQESVSETAQTVAHYSFLSLVIEGQIMSSTEGFIDDLTDDQKDRFGNNEIANQLLDKVSDGVKGEIPAAGELIDTHLAEGAFEDAVRNKYEDKVGTSDFFSPGGIEIIDHNFPQSQGDSDVRIEAENELRLVLPFFEKEINIKKKAVERAWAGG, encoded by the coding sequence TTGAATATATCGTTTAAACTACGCAAGGAAGATGGCAGTATAACCGTTGAAGCGTCATTACTCATTCCAATTCTATTAACGTTTTTACTGTTTTTAATGTCATTAGTCAAAATATCAATTGCGGAAATGGCTTTGCAAGAGTCCGTAAGTGAAACGGCACAAACAGTAGCTCATTATTCATTTCTTTCCCTTGTTATAGAAGGACAAATAATGAGTAGTACTGAAGGGTTTATCGATGATTTGACTGACGATCAGAAGGATAGATTTGGCAATAATGAGATTGCTAACCAGTTACTGGATAAAGTAAGTGATGGTGTAAAAGGTGAAATCCCTGCAGCCGGTGAACTCATAGACACACATTTGGCAGAAGGAGCATTTGAGGATGCTGTTAGGAATAAATACGAAGACAAAGTTGGGACTTCTGACTTTTTTAGTCCTGGTGGAATAGAAATCATCGATCATAATTTTCCCCAATCACAGGGTGATTCGGATGTGAGAATTGAAGCTGAAAACGAACTCCGTCTTGTGCTACCATTCTTTGAAAAAGAAATAAATATCAAGAAAAAAGCAGTTGAACGCGCTTGGGCAGGCGGATAG
- a CDS encoding DUF4352 domain-containing protein, which translates to MKHFIKLSLSLMLSLSIIAGCSDQENEEGQTGDQQVNEENELAEEESNSQETGAIEEEESEEEENTNDSSESNDTHVEHQEGLKMGETGIVVDNSENRYEVTLNSIEYVDEVGGSEAIGDTHAVVDITVKNIGEESFNAKDIYEPSFGPIEGEEGLQATLNPIFIDEPGMVEQDLLEGEVAPGESVTGVHIYDIEKVEEYLFIIGGKGHQIRTYAQWEVSDSEIE; encoded by the coding sequence ATGAAACATTTTATTAAACTATCATTGTCACTTATGCTAAGTTTATCCATTATTGCAGGCTGCTCTGACCAAGAAAATGAAGAAGGTCAGACAGGTGACCAACAAGTAAACGAAGAAAATGAGTTAGCTGAGGAAGAGAGTAATAGTCAAGAAACTGGTGCTATAGAGGAAGAAGAAAGTGAAGAAGAGGAAAACACAAATGATTCGAGTGAAAGTAATGATACCCATGTTGAACACCAGGAAGGGCTTAAAATGGGTGAGACTGGAATTGTTGTTGATAATAGTGAAAATAGATACGAAGTGACATTGAATTCGATTGAATATGTAGATGAAGTTGGAGGTTCTGAAGCAATAGGGGATACTCATGCAGTAGTGGATATAACTGTAAAGAACATAGGCGAAGAAAGTTTTAATGCTAAAGATATTTATGAGCCAAGTTTTGGGCCTATAGAGGGAGAAGAAGGACTTCAAGCAACCTTAAATCCAATATTTATTGATGAGCCCGGAATGGTTGAACAGGATTTACTCGAAGGTGAAGTGGCGCCTGGAGAATCTGTAACAGGTGTTCATATATACGATATAGAAAAAGTTGAAGAGTATCTATTTATAATTGGTGGGAAAGGTCATCAAATAAGAACATACGCACAATGGGAAGTTTCTGATAGTGAAATTGAGTAA
- a CDS encoding EsaB/YukD family protein, with the protein MADNTHINVTIDFSKWGYNTYDLRIPLQTSVKQLLLNLMETLNIERREGSLSALKITTKDLLLTDEDSLIDYPVSDGDILKVL; encoded by the coding sequence ATGGCAGATAATACGCATATTAATGTAACAATAGATTTCAGTAAATGGGGGTACAATACGTACGATTTACGTATTCCCCTCCAAACATCAGTCAAACAATTACTGCTGAATTTGATGGAAACATTAAATATTGAGCGGAGAGAAGGGTCACTTTCTGCATTGAAAATAACGACAAAAGACCTTCTATTAACAGATGAAGATAGTCTGATTGATTATCCGGTGTCTGATGGTGATATATTAAAAGTTTTATAA
- the essA gene encoding type VII secretion protein EssA encodes MKVLLKRISLLSVCLLGMPMFMIPLLTIAEDNAENSGEMELKIDRIGGEGRQSYQNTETEMEKRFPHLFKEETNAAIESKQTEVEDSVEELEQSLFTMDEDAGDTIVQDTKSALFNDDYTAPQTASNENQEEEGNSSLGNALYIGFAGLASVLCVGVYAMIQRFTG; translated from the coding sequence ATGAAGGTGCTGCTGAAGCGAATTAGTCTTTTGTCAGTCTGCCTACTTGGTATGCCGATGTTCATGATACCATTACTAACAATTGCTGAAGATAACGCTGAAAATAGTGGTGAAATGGAACTGAAAATAGATCGTATAGGTGGAGAAGGAAGACAAAGCTATCAAAATACCGAAACAGAAATGGAAAAAAGGTTTCCTCATCTGTTTAAAGAAGAGACAAATGCAGCCATTGAATCGAAGCAAACAGAAGTAGAAGATTCGGTAGAAGAGCTGGAACAATCGCTGTTTACGATGGACGAAGATGCTGGTGATACAATAGTGCAGGATACAAAGAGCGCTTTGTTCAACGATGACTATACGGCTCCGCAGACGGCTTCTAACGAGAATCAAGAAGAAGAGGGCAATTCCAGTTTAGGTAATGCCCTCTACATCGGCTTTGCCGGGCTGGCTAGTGTTTTATGTGTTGGCGTTTATGCGATGATTCAGCGATTTACAGGTTAG
- the esaA gene encoding type VII secretion protein EsaA — protein MKKLNKRILLFLILMLFLASGLSYLGFNQVSTTETEEGREVQTMAMDIALVNEDDGATFNDNEVSFGDAFIQSMDRDESHDWYVVSRGVAESGLERSTYDMMMIVPNDFSEKALSMESESPEQVSLNYKINASGNERVQTEAEKTASEILNDVNRRIVDVYFASIIGNLQDAQDSIGSIVERQGAHTYTYNNSINNPLSSYTDRFSDVQDNTETSKESFNGLEEVLETFEDSLSSQAQTNQNYLSDMEEHSESQEANNLLSNEFLGKLNDFDNQINSENVLQQLAELEAANEAINNQFQQDENDRQTIVTNAATIQRQLENTSEQIANLDTYLQENLDLGVRSRVEDRLSGIFAEALDGEQNNLNTLFNAPDQNARQSIQNQINKLPTLNTKEIEGLGLSDQTVTEMKNVIGVTKYIENAPNSGFEYVPNDSDERETLPQLIQGIKSDLAMKGVQIEDTVKIPEEINESGSTFELKVPDEFEDSNLTLTLNNEKVKYERNGDEGIIITQPMDKGKLTVQFNLKLRDQEAEIDVFQPVTWSWEMDLAGIKEVDDTEKSKNTASVFKPKKPLVATLSTNGNEDRVQESQQGESTDDPEDVDGEDIGGPKSEKNPEDDSESGNEGDSIPDSGEDTENADDSNSGGDPGKDQIEPKDEEDNQDDQNNGDKDPEKGQDETNEDEENGNGEDGNKEDEEEPETVNIINHKIQHKIESELTSDSTEKLIDAASDTVSDYQRMLALYESYFGVDMENDELREDLDPQGGLNDLATKDSLYNLFNQKELAELIKDNMVNHMTNRITAEIRGPIESLQNQIQQYNQLVNEVDDNADQLAENIASTMEQAEVMNHNLEETLADLAAWREETMGLIDEQENVQSNKDDEQTAFMTMGNDLQSIFSETETLAGQADTNLDSADNVYQTFDAIDEQASDIQESGVTLVDQAETLSDDMTETLLEDQNFANNFADVLANSRVGDRQNEDLYDFLSSPVETQNDGVIGPGGSSDVDSENTANTAFTPYYLVLICFIVALFTAYVISTNNQRRVDRDQFAQDKTIVGKNLPLTGLTASIGVVEGLVIGLTSGYFLQIGGGSLFLWVGLITLIMLAMLFVATYLLRQLKMIGMFILLAVLSLYLFLTDALAVSMSQIETVRMFSPLQHVETMLGNVVNGNANSVLSIIVLIGIILIGAAANLFVLHQNAREETEDEGAAEAN, from the coding sequence ATGAAAAAGCTAAATAAGCGAATCCTATTGTTTTTGATTTTAATGCTTTTTCTTGCTTCAGGTTTATCCTATCTTGGGTTCAACCAAGTGTCGACAACGGAAACGGAAGAAGGAAGAGAAGTACAGACAATGGCAATGGACATAGCGCTTGTGAACGAAGACGATGGTGCAACTTTTAACGATAATGAGGTATCCTTTGGTGATGCGTTTATCCAAAGTATGGATAGGGATGAATCGCATGACTGGTATGTTGTTAGTCGTGGTGTTGCTGAAAGTGGCCTTGAACGAAGTACATACGATATGATGATGATTGTCCCAAATGATTTTTCAGAGAAAGCTTTATCCATGGAATCGGAGTCACCGGAACAGGTGTCACTAAATTATAAAATCAATGCATCAGGTAACGAACGGGTACAAACAGAAGCAGAAAAGACAGCTAGTGAAATATTAAATGATGTAAACCGTCGAATTGTCGATGTTTACTTCGCTAGTATTATTGGTAACTTACAAGATGCGCAAGACAGCATTGGTTCCATTGTGGAAAGACAAGGTGCACATACATATACCTACAACAATTCAATCAATAATCCACTCAGCTCATATACGGATCGCTTTAGCGACGTGCAAGATAATACAGAGACATCGAAAGAAAGCTTTAATGGTTTGGAGGAAGTTTTAGAAACATTTGAGGATAGTTTAAGTTCCCAGGCCCAAACAAATCAAAACTATCTATCAGATATGGAGGAACATTCCGAATCACAAGAAGCGAATAATCTTTTATCAAATGAATTTCTAGGTAAACTGAACGACTTTGACAACCAAATAAATAGTGAAAATGTATTACAGCAATTAGCAGAATTAGAAGCAGCAAATGAAGCAATTAATAACCAGTTTCAACAAGATGAAAATGATAGACAAACGATTGTTACGAATGCTGCAACTATACAGAGACAGTTAGAAAACACAAGCGAACAAATTGCAAATTTGGATACGTATTTGCAGGAGAACTTGGATTTGGGTGTGAGGTCTAGAGTAGAAGATAGGCTGTCTGGTATTTTTGCAGAGGCTTTAGATGGTGAACAAAACAATTTGAACACATTATTTAATGCTCCAGACCAAAACGCACGACAAAGCATTCAAAATCAAATAAACAAGTTGCCAACACTCAATACAAAAGAGATCGAGGGGCTTGGTTTATCAGACCAGACTGTTACAGAAATGAAAAATGTTATTGGAGTAACGAAGTATATTGAAAATGCTCCAAATTCAGGGTTTGAATATGTGCCAAATGATTCTGATGAAAGGGAAACTTTACCCCAGCTAATACAAGGTATCAAATCAGACTTAGCTATGAAGGGTGTGCAGATTGAGGACACGGTCAAAATTCCTGAAGAAATTAATGAATCGGGATCAACTTTCGAATTAAAAGTCCCTGATGAGTTTGAAGATAGTAATTTAACGCTTACTTTAAATAATGAGAAAGTTAAATATGAACGTAACGGTGATGAGGGCATAATAATTACACAACCCATGGATAAAGGTAAGCTTACTGTTCAATTTAACTTGAAATTAAGAGATCAGGAAGCCGAAATTGATGTATTTCAGCCTGTTACATGGAGCTGGGAAATGGATTTGGCAGGTATTAAAGAAGTAGATGACACAGAAAAATCTAAAAACACGGCTTCAGTTTTCAAACCCAAGAAGCCGCTTGTAGCTACATTGAGTACAAATGGGAATGAAGATAGGGTTCAAGAAAGTCAACAAGGCGAGTCTACAGATGATCCAGAAGATGTAGATGGTGAAGATATAGGCGGCCCTAAATCAGAAAAAAATCCAGAAGACGATTCTGAAAGTGGAAACGAAGGGGATTCAATTCCAGACTCAGGAGAAGACACTGAAAACGCGGATGATTCTAATTCAGGAGGTGACCCTGGGAAAGACCAAATTGAACCTAAAGATGAAGAAGACAATCAGGATGACCAAAATAACGGTGATAAAGATCCAGAAAAAGGCCAAGATGAAACAAATGAAGATGAAGAAAATGGGAATGGAGAAGATGGAAATAAAGAAGACGAAGAAGAACCCGAAACGGTTAATATTATAAATCATAAAATTCAACATAAAATCGAGTCAGAATTAACAAGTGACTCAACAGAAAAATTAATTGATGCAGCGTCTGATACAGTGAGTGATTATCAAAGAATGCTCGCATTGTATGAAAGTTATTTTGGAGTTGATATGGAAAATGACGAACTGCGGGAAGATCTAGATCCTCAAGGGGGATTAAATGATTTAGCGACAAAAGACTCCCTCTATAATTTATTTAATCAAAAGGAACTCGCGGAGCTAATAAAGGATAATATGGTTAATCATATGACTAACAGAATTACAGCAGAAATCCGCGGACCAATAGAAAGCTTACAAAATCAGATTCAACAATACAATCAACTCGTAAATGAAGTGGATGACAATGCAGATCAGTTAGCTGAAAACATTGCTAGTACGATGGAACAAGCAGAAGTTATGAACCATAACCTGGAAGAAACCTTGGCTGACTTAGCTGCATGGCGTGAGGAGACTATGGGTCTGATTGATGAACAAGAAAATGTTCAATCAAACAAAGATGACGAGCAGACGGCTTTTATGACGATGGGCAATGATTTACAATCCATTTTCTCGGAGACGGAGACACTTGCTGGTCAAGCAGATACTAACCTGGATTCAGCTGACAATGTGTATCAGACATTTGATGCAATTGATGAACAAGCGAGCGATATTCAAGAAAGTGGCGTCACCCTAGTAGACCAGGCCGAAACGTTATCTGATGATATGACTGAAACACTACTAGAGGATCAAAATTTCGCAAATAACTTTGCTGATGTTCTGGCAAACAGCCGGGTCGGAGATAGGCAGAATGAAGATTTATATGACTTCCTTTCCAGCCCTGTTGAAACCCAAAACGATGGCGTAATAGGGCCAGGAGGATCATCAGACGTAGATAGTGAAAATACAGCAAATACAGCCTTTACACCGTATTACTTAGTGTTAATTTGCTTTATTGTTGCTTTGTTCACAGCCTATGTTATCTCAACAAACAATCAAAGACGCGTGGACAGGGATCAATTTGCGCAAGACAAGACGATAGTTGGTAAAAACCTTCCATTAACTGGGCTTACCGCTAGTATTGGTGTTGTCGAAGGACTGGTGATTGGTTTGACTTCTGGTTATTTCCTGCAAATTGGCGGAGGAAGCCTATTTTTATGGGTTGGCTTGATCACACTTATTATGTTAGCAATGTTATTTGTTGCTACGTACTTACTAAGACAATTGAAAATGATCGGCATGTTTATCCTGCTGGCTGTATTGAGCTTGTATCTATTCTTAACAGATGCACTTGCTGTCAGTATGAGTCAAATTGAAACAGTGCGGATGTTCTCACCATTGCAACATGTTGAAACAATGCTTGGAAATGTGGTGAATGGTAATGCAAATAGCGTGCTATCCATTATAGTTCTTATTGGTATAATCTTGATTGGTGCTGCTGCTAACTTATTCGTCCTACACCAAAATGCAAGGGAGGAGACGGAAGATGAAGGTGCTGCTGAAGCGAATTAG
- a CDS encoding PepSY domain-containing protein, with product MDLGKAEEIALNEFDGQITELELDEDDGRLMYEIEIEDGEDEAEIEIDAYTGEILVIEIDREDD from the coding sequence ATTGATTTAGGGAAAGCAGAAGAAATTGCATTAAATGAATTTGATGGCCAGATTACAGAACTTGAGCTTGATGAAGACGACGGCCGTCTTATGTATGAAATTGAAATTGAAGATGGTGAAGATGAAGCAGAAATAGAGATTGATGCGTATACAGGAGAAATCCTTGTGATTGAAATCGATAGAGAAGATGATTAA
- a CDS encoding vWA domain-containing protein, which produces MGYGKFLSIVFIFFILLVGCTDEDTSDEDSTNENEETVQSSENTVDNENESKELNDSEEKNMEQQFLENIDSVPEDTAGLINQKQGEYATVDVRHDSVEDDVLKDVRKLTPLTEDANAEQVDKYFDYLYALAAENFPDPQDTINKWEFGSFGDPDLPDSRYHFKENYNVEIILDASGSMAAYIGDKTMMQIAKESINDFMKQVPEEANISFRVYGHEVTSSSSDKAMSCDAIEQVYGFESYDEEKFQNELDKIEPAGWTPLADALEQSEEALKDYDTEHNTNLIYVVSDGIETCDGGPVEVAETLSDSNAQPIMNIIGFNVDSDAQEQLKEMADVSGGVFSTANNQEQLEEEFTRAEEVLEAWEDWKEDAMSDVDSIRVNNSFDIRGVTNDWGQQSRLLSNNLARLIRIFEGEEIINDEQADIMSEKRDNVIEVMDTAKLEIEEELEDISADSLEEMKESIDEKYSEQSDN; this is translated from the coding sequence ATGGGGTATGGAAAGTTTTTAAGTATAGTATTTATCTTTTTTATTTTGTTAGTAGGATGTACTGATGAAGACACCTCTGATGAGGATTCTACTAATGAAAATGAGGAAACCGTACAATCTAGTGAAAATACGGTAGATAACGAAAATGAAAGTAAAGAATTGAATGATTCAGAAGAGAAGAATATGGAGCAGCAGTTCTTAGAAAATATAGATAGTGTCCCTGAAGATACTGCTGGGCTAATTAACCAAAAGCAAGGTGAATACGCTACCGTTGATGTCAGACATGACAGTGTGGAAGACGATGTCTTAAAGGATGTACGAAAGTTAACACCGTTAACAGAAGATGCGAATGCAGAGCAAGTAGATAAATATTTCGATTATCTATACGCATTAGCTGCTGAAAATTTCCCTGATCCGCAAGATACGATAAATAAATGGGAGTTTGGTTCCTTTGGGGATCCTGATTTGCCAGATTCCCGGTATCATTTCAAAGAAAATTACAATGTTGAAATCATATTGGATGCAAGTGGAAGCATGGCCGCCTATATCGGTGATAAAACAATGATGCAAATTGCTAAAGAATCTATTAACGATTTTATGAAACAAGTACCAGAAGAGGCAAATATTTCGTTTCGAGTCTACGGTCATGAAGTGACTAGTTCCAGCAGCGATAAAGCTATGTCATGTGATGCAATTGAGCAAGTTTATGGATTTGAATCCTATGATGAGGAAAAGTTTCAAAATGAACTGGACAAGATTGAACCAGCTGGCTGGACTCCTTTAGCAGATGCTCTGGAACAATCCGAAGAAGCTCTGAAGGATTATGATACGGAACATAATACGAACTTGATTTATGTTGTAAGTGACGGAATAGAAACTTGTGATGGAGGTCCTGTGGAAGTAGCTGAAACACTTTCCGATTCAAATGCACAGCCCATTATGAATATAATTGGATTCAATGTGGATTCTGATGCCCAGGAGCAGTTGAAAGAAATGGCTGACGTATCGGGAGGGGTCTTTTCAACAGCCAACAACCAGGAACAATTAGAAGAGGAATTTACCCGTGCAGAAGAGGTTTTAGAGGCTTGGGAAGATTGGAAAGAAGATGCAATGAGTGATGTGGATTCTATTAGAGTGAATAATAGCTTTGATATTAGAGGAGTTACAAATGATTGGGGACAACAATCTAGGTTATTGTCCAACAACTTAGCACGATTGATAAGAATATTTGAAGGTGAAGAAATTATAAACGATGAGCAAGCAGATATCATGAGTGAAAAAAGAGATAATGTAATTGAGGTTATGGACACTGCTAAGTTGGAAATAGAAGAAGAACTGGAAGACATTAGCGCAGATTCCCTTGAAGAAATGAAAGAATCTATTGACGAGAAATACAGTGAACAATCAGATAATTAA